A stretch of Prunus dulcis chromosome 6, ALMONDv2, whole genome shotgun sequence DNA encodes these proteins:
- the LOC117633136 gene encoding probable mannitol dehydrogenase isoform X1, which translates to MVVSTEQEHPKKALGWAARDSSGVLSPFKFSRRETGEKDVSFKVLYCGICHSDLHMAKNEWGSSTYPLVPGHEIVGVVTEVGSKVEKFKVGDKVGVGCMVGSCHSCDSCANNLENYCPKMILTYGSKYLDGTTTYGGYSDVMVADEHFIVRVPDSLPLDGAAPLLCAGITTYSPLRYFGLDKPGMHVGVVGLGGLGHVAVKFAKAMGVKVTVISTSPNKKEEAIDHLHADSFLVSRDQDQMQAALGTMDGIIDTVSAVHPLLPLIGLLKSHGKLVMIGAPEKPLELPVFPLLVGRKIVGGSCIGGMKETQEMIDFAAKHNITADIEVVPIDYLNTAMERLVKADVRYRFVIDIGNTLKSSS; encoded by the exons ATGGTGGTTTCTACAGAGCAAGAACACCCCAAAAAGGCCCTTGGATGGGCTGCTAGAGATTCATCTGGTGTTCTTTCTCCCTTCAAATTCTCAAGAAG AGAAACTGGAGAGAAAGATGTGTCATTCAAAGTGTTGTACTGTGGCATATGCCATTCGGACCTTCACATGGCGAAGAATGAATGGGGTTCTTCTACCTATCCTCTGGTCCCCGG GCATGAAATTGTTGGCGTAGTGACAGAGGTAGGAAGCAAAGtagaaaaattcaaagttgGAGACAAGGTAGGTGTTGGATGCATGGTGGGGTCTTGCCATTCTTGTGACAGTTGTGCCAACAACCTTGAGAATTACTGCCCCAAAATGATACTAACCTATGGTTCCAAGTACCTTGACGGAACCACCACATATGGCGGTTACTCCGATGTCATGGTGGCCGACGAACACTTCATCGTTCGTGTTCCGGACAGCCTACCTCTTGATGGAGCTGCTCCTCTCCTATGTGCTGGGATTACAACTTACAGCCCCTTGAGATATTTCGGACTTGACAAACCTGGTATGCATGTCGGTGTTGTTGGTCTAGGCGGTTTAGGGCACGTCGCCGTGAAGTTTGCCAAGGCTATGGGGGTTAAGGTTACAGTGATCAGCACCTCCCCTAATAAGAAGGAAGAAGCTATTGACCATCTCCATGCTGATTCATTTTTGGTCAGTCGTGACCAAGATCAAATGCAG GCTGCCCTGGGCACAATGGATGGCATCATCGACACGGTTTCTGCCGTCCACCCTCTTTTGCCTTTGATTGGTTTGTTGAAGTCTCATGGAAAGCTTGTGATGATTGGTGCACCAGAGAAGCCTCTTGAGCTTCCAGTTTTTCCTTTGCTCGTGG GAAGAAAGATAGTAGGCGGCAGTTGCATTGGAGGAATGAAGGAGACACAAGAAATGATTGACTTTGCAGCCAAACACAACATAACAGCTGACATCGAGGTTGTCCCGATTGATTATCTGAACACTGCCATGGAGCGCCTTGTCAAAGCAGATGTCAGATACCGATTTGTTATTGACATCGGAAACACACTGAAGTCTAGCTCTTAA
- the LOC117633136 gene encoding probable mannitol dehydrogenase isoform X2 produces the protein MVVSTEQEHPKKALGWAARDSSGVLSPFKFSRRETGEKDVSFKVLYCGICHSDLHMAKNEWGSSTYPLVPGHEIVGVVTEVGSKVEKFKVGDKVGVGCMVGSCHSCDSCANNLENYCPKMILTYGSKYLDGTTTYGGYSDVMVADEHFIVRVPDSLPLDGAAPLLCAGITTYSPLRYFGLDKPGMHVGVVGLGGLGHVAVKFAKAMGVKVTVISTSPNKKEEAIDHLHADSFLVSRDQDQMQAALGTMDGIIDTVSAVHPLLPLIGLLKSHGKLVMIGAPEKPLELPVFPLLVGRKIVGGSCIGGMKETQEMIDFAAKHNITADIEVVPIDYLNTAMERLVKADVRYRFVIDIGNTLKSSS, from the exons GTGGTTTCTACAGAGCAAGAACACCCCAAAAAGGCCCTTGGATGGGCTGCTAGAGATTCATCTGGTGTTCTTTCTCCCTTCAAATTCTCAAGAAG AGAAACTGGAGAGAAAGATGTGTCATTCAAAGTGTTGTACTGTGGCATATGCCATTCGGACCTTCACATGGCGAAGAATGAATGGGGTTCTTCTACCTATCCTCTGGTCCCCGG GCATGAAATTGTTGGCGTAGTGACAGAGGTAGGAAGCAAAGtagaaaaattcaaagttgGAGACAAGGTAGGTGTTGGATGCATGGTGGGGTCTTGCCATTCTTGTGACAGTTGTGCCAACAACCTTGAGAATTACTGCCCCAAAATGATACTAACCTATGGTTCCAAGTACCTTGACGGAACCACCACATATGGCGGTTACTCCGATGTCATGGTGGCCGACGAACACTTCATCGTTCGTGTTCCGGACAGCCTACCTCTTGATGGAGCTGCTCCTCTCCTATGTGCTGGGATTACAACTTACAGCCCCTTGAGATATTTCGGACTTGACAAACCTGGTATGCATGTCGGTGTTGTTGGTCTAGGCGGTTTAGGGCACGTCGCCGTGAAGTTTGCCAAGGCTATGGGGGTTAAGGTTACAGTGATCAGCACCTCCCCTAATAAGAAGGAAGAAGCTATTGACCATCTCCATGCTGATTCATTTTTGGTCAGTCGTGACCAAGATCAAATGCAG GCTGCCCTGGGCACAATGGATGGCATCATCGACACGGTTTCTGCCGTCCACCCTCTTTTGCCTTTGATTGGTTTGTTGAAGTCTCATGGAAAGCTTGTGATGATTGGTGCACCAGAGAAGCCTCTTGAGCTTCCAGTTTTTCCTTTGCTCGTGG GAAGAAAGATAGTAGGCGGCAGTTGCATTGGAGGAATGAAGGAGACACAAGAAATGATTGACTTTGCAGCCAAACACAACATAACAGCTGACATCGAGGTTGTCCCGATTGATTATCTGAACACTGCCATGGAGCGCCTTGTCAAAGCAGATGTCAGATACCGATTTGTTATTGACATCGGAAACACACTGAAGTCTAGCTCTTAA
- the LOC117633137 gene encoding probable mannitol dehydrogenase — translation MAKSPEEEHPKKAIGWAARDSSGVLSPFKFSRRASGEKDVTFKVLYCGICHTDLHTAKNDWGSSKYPLVPGHEIVGVVTEVGSKVQKFKVGDKVGVGCIVGSCGSCDNCSHNLENYCPKYILTYGGKYHDGTITYGGYSDFMVTEEGFVIRIPDNIPLDGAAPLLCAGITTYSPLRHYGLDKPGMHVGVVGLGGLGHVAVKFAKALGATVTVISTSPNKKDEAIKSLKADAFLVSREQDQMKSAMGTMDGIIDTVSAVHPLLPLIGLLKCDGKLVMVGLPEKPFELPITPLVLGRKIIAGSCIGGIKETQEMIDFAAEHNITSDIEIIPIDYLNTAMERLLKADVRYRFVIDVANTLKAA, via the exons atggCGAAATCTCCAGAGGAAGAACACCCTAAGAAGGCCATTGGATGGGCTGCAAGGGATTCATCCGGTGTTTTATCTCCCTTCAAATTCTCAAGAAG GGCATCGGGAGAAAAAGACGTGACATTCAAAGTATTATATTGTGGGATATGCCATACCGACCTTCACACGGCAAAGAATGACTGGGGAAGTTCTAAATATCCTTTGGTTCCCGG GCATGAGATTGTCGGTGTAGTGACAGAGGTAGGGAGCAAGGTACAAAAATTCAAGGTTGGAGACAAAGTCGGTGTTGGATGCATAGTGGGTTCTTGCGGATCATGTGACAATTGTTCCCACAACCTTGAGAATTACTGCCCCAAATATATACTAACCTATGGTGGCAAGTACCACGATGGAACCATCACATATGGAGGCTACTCTGACTTCATGGTCACGGAGGAGGGCTTCGTAATTCGTATTCCTGACAACATTCCCCTTGATGGAGCTGCCCCTCTCCTATGTGCCGGGATCACAACTTACAGCCCCTTGAGACATTATGGACTCGACAAACCCGGCATGCATGTTGGGGTGGTTGGCCTTGGTGGTCTAGGCCATGTGGCCGTCAAGTTTGCCAAGGCATTGGGGGCTACGGTTACAGTGATCAGTACCTCCCCTAATAAGAAGGACGAAGCTATTAAAAGTCTCAAAGCTGATGCCTTTTTGGTCAGCCGTGAACAAGATCAAATGAAG TCCGCCATGGGCACAATGGATGGTATCATTGACACGGTTTCTGCAGTCCACCCTCTGTTGCCTTTAATTGGTTTGTTGAAGTGTGATGGGAAACTTGTTATGGTTGGTCTACCAGAGAAGCCTTTTGAGCTTCCAATTACTCCATTGGTCTTGG GAAGGAAGATAATTGCTGGCAGTTGCATTGGAGGTATTAAGGAGACACAAGAGATGATCGACTTTGCAGCCGAACACAACATAACATCTGACATTGAAATTATCCCAATTGATTATTTAAATACCGCCATGGAACGTCTTCTCAAAGCTGATGTTAGATATCGATTTGTCATCGACGTTGCAAATACATTGAAGGCTgcctaa